The uncultured Trichococcus sp. DNA window TCTGTATAAATTACCCCGTTCTTTGACCCGGGAAAAAAATTATGAAATGATCCTCAATCTGTATAACGAAACGAAAACGAATGAAGCTAAAGGCCTATTCATCAATTTTGGCGCAACGAAGAACACGGTATATGACGAACGCAGAGGATTGGCCAGCTATGGCGCTTTGAAAACACGCTTCGGGAACGAATTGATGAAAAATAAGGACTATGTCAATGTGAACAGCACCGTCATCGATCTGAAGCCGTTGACACCGGAAGAGATCTTTATCCTTTTGACCAAGCTGTTGGAAATTTACAATACAGCCTATCAAACGACGCTGATGGTGAAGGACAGCGAAATCCAGCAATACATGGAAGACCAGCTGAACCGCCCGGGAGCTGCAGCATTTTTGACGCCGCGGTCCGTCATCAAGGATTATATCGAAATTCTGTCCTTGCAGCGCCAGAACCCGGACCATTCTTTCAGCCATATACTTGCCGATCGCTTCGGCAGAAAGTCTTCCGTTGTGGTGAAGGATGCAGATGACCACGATGAGATAGAGGTTTACTGATGCAGGCATTCGATAGTCTCAGCCGGGATATCCAGCAGTACATCTATGATAAAGGCTGGCCAAGCTTAACGCGCATCCAAAATGCAGCCATCAAACAGGTTGTCAATACCGATCACAACCTGATTCTGTCCGCTCCGACGGCATCCGGGAAAACGGAAGCGGCATTCATCCCGGCGCTGAACAGTGTGGAAGATTGGGAAACGGGGCTGAAGGTGCTGTACATCTCTCCTTTGAAAGCACTGATCAATGATCAATTCCAGCGCATCAGCGAACTCAGTGAGTATCTGGATATTCCGATTACGCGCTGGCATGGTGAAGTATCCCAGGCGCAGAAAAAGAAAGTTGTCAATCAACCGAAAGGGGTTCTATTGATCACGCCGGAATCGATTGAGGGCATGCTGGTGAATCGTCCTGGCGAAGCGCAGCACCTCTTTAAAGGGGTGGAGTGGATCATCATCGATGAACTGCACAGTTTCCTGGGGACGGAACGGGGTGTTCATTTGCAATCGTTGCTGCAACGAATCAGCCAATTCATGCAAGCGCCACGTTTCATCGCGATGAGTGCAACCTTAAACAAGAAGGATTTCGGTTATGCGAAAGCCTTCTTCGGCAGCCAGCGGGATACGGATATTCTCGTGGATCGCGATAAAAATGATCTGCTCATCACGATAGACTACACGAGTGGTGAGGCAGGCCCATTCGTTGCAAGAGAATCCCTGGCAGCGATCTATCAGTATTCCAAAACGGAAACGATGCTGATTTTTCCGAATTCCCGCAATCGGGTGGAAGAAATCACCCATAAATTGGATAAGATGGCAAAAAAGGAGAACGCGCCCATCCGCTATTTTGCCCATCATTCATCGGTGGACAAACTTCTGCGTGAAGAAGTGGAATTTTTTGCCAAAAACAACGAGGATCAGCTGTTCACGATCACCTGCACCTCCACTTTGGAATTGGGAATAGACATCGGATCTGTGGACAGCGTGGTGCAGTACGGCTCCCCGCCGTCCACGTCTTCGCTCAGCCAAAGACTGGGGCGCAGTGGCCGGAGAACCCACCAAAGCATCCTGCATATTGTAGAAGATGACTCCTGGGAAATGCTTCAGACCTATGCCGCACTGGATCTGCTGGAACGCGGTGAATTGGATGCCACGGAAATGATCGAGACACCCTACAATGCGTTGGCGCATCAAGTGATGGCGGTTCTCTTCCAAAAGGTCAGTATGCCGATGCTGCAATTGCTGCAGCTTAATAAAACCTTTCCGGTCTGGAGAGCGATTCCGGATGAAGATTTGGCGGTATTGATCGACTACATGGTGGAAAAGGATTTTATCGAAATCATGGATGATGAGGCGATTGTCGGCTTGGAGGGGGAACGACTGCTGCGTTCCAGGGATTTCTACGCGCTGTTTTTCACGACCAGTGATTTTTCTGTCCATTACCAGCACGAGCGCATCGGCAGCCTGCCGTTCACGCCAGAAATCCAAATCGAAAGCAAAATTCTGTTGGCGGGCAGGGTGTGGATCGTGAAAGATATCGATGCCAAAGCCAAGCGAATCATGGTGGAAATGACAAAAGAAGGAAGGCCGCCGAAATTCATCAGCGACGAAGGCTTTGTCTCCAACGAAGTGCGCGAAAATATGGAAAAGCTCTTGCGGACAGGGGAGTATCTGAACCTGAACAATGACAAAATCACGCGTGATTTTGATTTTCTGAAGAGTGCACTCTACTACGATGACGGGAACTATTGGTATGAGGACAATCAGACGAGTATAGGCATCGTGACATTCAGGGGGACCAAATTCAACATCGCGTTGTTGCTTCTAATCAAGAGCATTGCGGCTGAGGGTGAAAAATATCAATTGCATGACAAGCACTCCTTGATAACGGGTCCCGACATAAAAAGAATGGTGGAACGACTTGCTGGAGGGGATGTTTCTTTGGACACTGTCATAGTGTATCTGGAGAAAAACGAGAAGGCCATCGAAGAGTTGACGGCCCATCAAAAATTCATGCAATTGGTTCCCAAAGCCTTGAAAATCAAGTGGATCTTGAACAATTTCTTTTCGGTTTGATTGGGACAGTCGATGGAAGTGGGTTACCTCAAAGTTGCCGGGAAATTATTGGCCTGATTCGAGGTGGCGATTAAAGAAAGGAGTCTTTTATGATATTTTTTTTCCCGACAGTTATGCTTTTGATAGTTGGCTGGCTGATAAAATACAAAAAAGTAACATGGCTGATTTCAGGATATAATCTAGCTCCCAGAGAAGAAAAACAGCAATACGACATTGAAAAGCTATGCAAATATATGGGTAATTTTATATTCATATTGGCAAGCATATTTTTTGTGATGGCAATTACAAGCCTTTTATTCAACAAATATGTTGACACGATTACAAGGTTTGGTTTTGGAGTATTGATCATTGTCACAGTATCTGGAATTGTATATTTAAATACAAATAATAGGGTGAAAAAGTAACAAATGATTTACCAGATGAGGATTATTAAAGTAGTGTTTTATAAAGAAAATCGCATTAAAATGGGAATTCAGGTCCATTTTATTGCGGTTTTATTGTTTGCTTTTCCCGTTGCTCATTTGTGGAGAGTTTTTTTGATTGCGAGCTAACTTTGGTGCGTTGTCCGATAACCCGAAAGAATTGGACAACGAAGAGTGATCAGAATGTTGAAGACGCCTGTTGATTTCTGGCGGCATGAAGAAGAAATGATTGTCTTCAAGTCATAATTTGTGTATGCTAAAAATATAGACTTTTTAGAGGAAATCCACTTAATTTGATCTTGCCCTTGAAAGGCCAGACATTTAAAGAGAGGTGCGGTGCTAAGGTATGCAAAAATATGTCATCATATCCAATGATATCCGGAACAAAATCGTAAAAGGGGAGTACGTGGCCAATCAACAGATACCTTTCGAAAAAGATATGTGCATTCATTACAACGCAAGTAAAATGACGGTCAAAAAAGCATTGGATATTCTGGTTGCGGAAGGCCTGGTCATCAAGAGGAGAGGCTCCGGTACTTTTGTTAAGGATCTGAACTTGGAAGAAATCGAGCGTGTTACGATGGCGAATCAATTCCGCGGCACGACTGCGCTCAATGCAGGGAAGAAGGTCCACAGCAAAATACTTAATTTTTCAATCGTGAAGGTACCGGAAGAAGCAGCGAAAAAGCTGAATATTTCAGCGGGCAGTTTTGTATACGACATTTATCGGGTACGCTATGTGGAGGGCGAGCCCACCGTGATGGAAAAAATCTACATGCCGATTGATTTGATACCGAACATCAAGGATAAAAATGTCACAGGCTCGATCTATGAGTATATCGAGAACGAGCTAAAGTTGAACATTCAGAGTGCGCACAGGACGGTTTCTGTCCGCAAAGCGACTGATTTTGAAGCGGAGGAGCTTGGACTGGAAAAGGGTGATCCTGTGGCGGTAGCCGAGCAAATCGGCTATTTCGATACCGGAAATGCGTTTGAATTCTCCACCTCTGTCCATCGCTACGATAAGTTTGCCGTCGAAATCGTTTTGGCGCGCAATTGAGCGGAAGTTCAGTGAGGGCAGTTGCGATTCGGCGGTTCGGCGGCTTGAACTCCGGTGATGCTGTCGTTGGACGGAGAAGGGGATTTGAATCGCTCCCGTCATTAACTACTAAAATTTTAAAAACAGAAGGTTCTCCTCATTTTTCGAGGCGAATCTTCTGTTTTTTCTCTTAGTTTTTCATGCCTTCAATGAAATCGATGGCGGACTGCAGGATGTTTTTGTCGTTGTCGTAGGTGATGGCCTGCAAAGCTTCGTTGAACGGCATCCAGGCGAAGTCGGTGACTTCGGCATCCTGTTTTTCGATCGTTTCCGTGTGAGCGAAAGCGATGAAGTAGACGACTTCTTTCATGACGCCGGGAGCCGGGGAGTAGCTGACGGATTTCCGGAAAGCGGTGCTGAGGTCAGCGTTCAGGCCGGTTTCTTCCTTGATTTCCCTCAATGCTGTTTCGACTTCCGTTTCGCCTTCCTCGACGTGGCCTTTCGGGAATGCCCAATGGCCGCCGTTCTCATGTTTGATCAATAATACTTTTCGGTTCGTGTTGTCTGGGGAGAGCACGATGGCTCCGCATGATTTCTCTGATTTCATAGTTGATGCTCCATTCATTTGTTTCGTCATCCATACAGATGTGTGCTTACAGTATAGCAAAAAAATGGTTCACGTCGTATCCGAATCAGTCAAAAAAATTTTTTCATAATTCGGCATTTTCAATACAAATTCATGTAAATTCTCTTTAACGTTCGCTTTTAAACTCTATAACGCCTGAAAATGTGAAGATTCTCATAATGAAAGCCCTTATAATTCGGCATTTACACTTTACAATTGTATGTGATATCGATATAATTTTATTTGTCGTTAATAAACGAATTATATTTTATTCTGCAATCATTAATGTTCGTTATCAGGAGGAGAATCATGGAAGAGAAAGTACATACAGGCCTGACCTACGGTGTGGAAGACAAACCGGATTTAGGCACAACAATCGTTTTAGGGTTTCAGAACGTCATCACCGCTTTCGGTGGTTTAGTGGCAGTTCCGCTTATCATTGCCGGAATCGCAGGTTTCGGGGTTGAGGATACTGCTTATATGGTCAGCGCGGCGCTTTTGGCTTCGGGCATCGTTTCGATCATTCAATCAAAAGGTTTCGGTCCGAAGTGGTTCCGTGTCGGTGCAGGCTTGCCGACGATCATGGGAACGGACTTTGCTTTTGTGGCACCGGCTGCTTCCGTCATCGGTGCGGGCGGCATCACTGCCTACTTCGGCGGTACGATGTTGGGTGCTTTGTTGGAAGTTGGTTTGAGTTATTTCGTAAAACCATTATTGAAATTTTTCCCGCCGGTCGTTACCGGATCGGTTATCTCCTTGATGGGGATGACGCTAATGTCCGTTGCGATGGGCTGGGCAGGCGGCGGTTTCGGGTCTGAGGATTTCGGTAATCCGATGAATATCGGTATCGCAGTGCTCGTGTTCCTGATTATCGCTTTGATCAACCATTACGGACCAAGCAGAATCGCGCCAGCCGCTGTTCTGATCGGTGCCGCAATCGGTTATGTCGTCTGCATTCCGTTGGGGATGGTCGACTTCGGCCAAGTTGTTGCCGCTGAATGGTTTGCCTTACCCCAATTCTTCAAATTCGGCGTACCTGATTTCAAGCTTGAGTACGCGATTCCATTTGTTTCTGGATATCTCGTAACCGTCATTGAAACAGTCGGCGTTATGCAGACGCTTGGTGCTGTTACGGAAACGAAACTGACGGATGAAAGAATAGCTGCCGGCGTCCGCGCGGATGGTTTCGGTTCGTTCATCGCGCCTTTCATCGGTTCCGGTCCTGCCGCAACCTTCAGCCAAAATGCCGGATTGATTCCGTTGACCCGCAATGCTTCCCGTAAAGTCGCTATCATGGGCGGTATCATCATGATCGTGATGAGCCTTTTCCCTAAATTCGCTACACTGATTTCAATCATGCCGCAACCTGTATTGGGTGGTGCCGGCATCTTGATGTTCGGTACGGTTGCTGCGGCCGGTGTGCAATCACTGTCCCGTGTTGAATTCAACAACCGCAACATGATCATCGTCGCTTCTGCCTTGGGTGTCGGTCTGGGTGTTTCCTTTGTGCCGGATACAGTGGCGCAATTGCCAGGCATCTTGAGCGGATTGTTCTCTTCCGGTATCTCGGCAGGTACAATCGTTGCGTTGGTGTTGAACATCATTTTGAAAGAAAAAGCCTAAATATAAGCTGCTTGAGCAGCTTGAATGAAAAGAAACACGTAAGCATCCGCTTGGCTGCTTGCGTGTTTCTTTTTGGATAAATGAAAGCATATCGTCTTTTCAATATGCTTACGTTTAAAATATTCGAAAAATTATTTTGCGCGCTTTACTTCAATTCGATAGCCATCAGGGTCCGTCACAAAGAAATAGGTGGGTGTGCCACCTGAAAGTCCTTTTAACTCACCGGTTTCGTAAGCAGAAGCTTTACAAACTTCATGCATTTTTTCTAAGTCATCGACAGTCACGCCTAAATGACTGAAGCCATCTCC harbors:
- a CDS encoding DEAD/DEAH box helicase, producing MQAFDSLSRDIQQYIYDKGWPSLTRIQNAAIKQVVNTDHNLILSAPTASGKTEAAFIPALNSVEDWETGLKVLYISPLKALINDQFQRISELSEYLDIPITRWHGEVSQAQKKKVVNQPKGVLLITPESIEGMLVNRPGEAQHLFKGVEWIIIDELHSFLGTERGVHLQSLLQRISQFMQAPRFIAMSATLNKKDFGYAKAFFGSQRDTDILVDRDKNDLLITIDYTSGEAGPFVARESLAAIYQYSKTETMLIFPNSRNRVEEITHKLDKMAKKENAPIRYFAHHSSVDKLLREEVEFFAKNNEDQLFTITCTSTLELGIDIGSVDSVVQYGSPPSTSSLSQRLGRSGRRTHQSILHIVEDDSWEMLQTYAALDLLERGELDATEMIETPYNALAHQVMAVLFQKVSMPMLQLLQLNKTFPVWRAIPDEDLAVLIDYMVEKDFIEIMDDEAIVGLEGERLLRSRDFYALFFTTSDFSVHYQHERIGSLPFTPEIQIESKILLAGRVWIVKDIDAKAKRIMVEMTKEGRPPKFISDEGFVSNEVRENMEKLLRTGEYLNLNNDKITRDFDFLKSALYYDDGNYWYEDNQTSIGIVTFRGTKFNIALLLLIKSIAAEGEKYQLHDKHSLITGPDIKRMVERLAGGDVSLDTVIVYLEKNEKAIEELTAHQKFMQLVPKALKIKWILNNFFSV
- a CDS encoding NUDIX domain-containing protein, which encodes MKSEKSCGAIVLSPDNTNRKVLLIKHENGGHWAFPKGHVEEGETEVETALREIKEETGLNADLSTAFRKSVSYSPAPGVMKEVVYFIAFAHTETIEKQDAEVTDFAWMPFNEALQAITYDNDKNILQSAIDFIEGMKN
- a CDS encoding nucleobase:cation symporter-2 family protein; amino-acid sequence: MEEKVHTGLTYGVEDKPDLGTTIVLGFQNVITAFGGLVAVPLIIAGIAGFGVEDTAYMVSAALLASGIVSIIQSKGFGPKWFRVGAGLPTIMGTDFAFVAPAASVIGAGGITAYFGGTMLGALLEVGLSYFVKPLLKFFPPVVTGSVISLMGMTLMSVAMGWAGGGFGSEDFGNPMNIGIAVLVFLIIALINHYGPSRIAPAAVLIGAAIGYVVCIPLGMVDFGQVVAAEWFALPQFFKFGVPDFKLEYAIPFVSGYLVTVIETVGVMQTLGAVTETKLTDERIAAGVRADGFGSFIAPFIGSGPAATFSQNAGLIPLTRNASRKVAIMGGIIMIVMSLFPKFATLISIMPQPVLGGAGILMFGTVAAAGVQSLSRVEFNNRNMIIVASALGVGLGVSFVPDTVAQLPGILSGLFSSGISAGTIVALVLNIILKEKA
- a CDS encoding GntR family transcriptional regulator, with translation MQKYVIISNDIRNKIVKGEYVANQQIPFEKDMCIHYNASKMTVKKALDILVAEGLVIKRRGSGTFVKDLNLEEIERVTMANQFRGTTALNAGKKVHSKILNFSIVKVPEEAAKKLNISAGSFVYDIYRVRYVEGEPTVMEKIYMPIDLIPNIKDKNVTGSIYEYIENELKLNIQSAHRTVSVRKATDFEAEELGLEKGDPVAVAEQIGYFDTGNAFEFSTSVHRYDKFAVEIVLARN
- a CDS encoding DUF3784 domain-containing protein encodes the protein MIFFFPTVMLLIVGWLIKYKKVTWLISGYNLAPREEKQQYDIEKLCKYMGNFIFILASIFFVMAITSLLFNKYVDTITRFGFGVLIIVTVSGIVYLNTNNRVKK